The Verrucomicrobium spinosum DSM 4136 = JCM 18804 genome includes a region encoding these proteins:
- a CDS encoding DUF3592 domain-containing protein produces the protein MRKLFSWIGLIIFGPLLVMLLFMMPLDFVVSSWHLYRAREGLTHGKVVSSEKVSHHGNSRSDIRYRYEVQGRVYESDRVRAGWFSRHGYESGAGELGGALRPGDTIPIYYDSHHPEFALVEYGWPKWSIAFSLCVWGVLWRNYVRPDSPQRVQGKLQSRAWGDNFSAMGLAPE, from the coding sequence GTGAGGAAACTCTTCTCGTGGATCGGCCTGATCATCTTCGGCCCCTTGTTGGTCATGCTGCTGTTCATGATGCCCCTGGACTTCGTCGTCTCCAGCTGGCATCTCTACCGGGCGCGCGAGGGCCTCACCCACGGGAAGGTGGTCTCATCTGAGAAGGTCAGCCATCACGGCAACTCCCGCTCGGACATTCGCTACCGCTATGAGGTGCAGGGCCGCGTCTATGAATCGGATCGCGTCCGGGCCGGATGGTTCAGCCGTCACGGCTATGAATCAGGGGCAGGGGAGCTGGGCGGCGCGCTTCGTCCGGGGGATACGATCCCGATCTACTATGACTCGCACCATCCCGAGTTCGCCCTGGTGGAATACGGCTGGCCCAAGTGGAGCATCGCCTTCTCCCTGTGCGTCTGGGGCGTGCTCTGGAGGAACTACGTCCGGCCAGACTCACCTCAGCGCGTTCAAGGGAAGCTACAGTCCAGGGCTTGGGGAGACAACTTCTCGGCTATGGGGTTGGCACCGGAATGA
- a CDS encoding transposase, which yields MASPRYFADPLVPVAYYHCISRVVERRLAFGPEEKEQFVRLMRSYEGFCQVRVLSYCVMSNHFHIMVEVRKRPEGEVYSDAWLLKQAALIYSKPAVRMLKEALETFRSQGHDAAAEELKEKYLGRMWDVSQFMKELKQRFSLWFNKRENRKGTLWEERFTSVLLEGELATLSVMSAYIDLNPVRAGLVEDPKDYRWCSYAEAVAGGRKALSAVYTITNEHRAHERNQQGGSQRIPGAAKILSGYRVWLFGQGEEVRDGHGSDSQVLRKGMKRETVEQVRAEDGKLTLVETLRHRVTYFTMGVALGSRGFVDAFFEARREQFDARRKRGARPMRGGSFAGMFAFRAPRVGVV from the coding sequence ATGGCCTCGCCTCGATACTTTGCCGATCCGCTGGTTCCGGTTGCCTACTACCACTGCATCTCGAGAGTGGTGGAGAGGCGCTTGGCGTTTGGGCCGGAGGAGAAGGAGCAGTTTGTGCGGCTCATGCGCTCGTATGAAGGCTTTTGCCAGGTGCGGGTGCTCTCTTACTGCGTGATGTCCAACCACTTCCACATCATGGTGGAAGTCAGGAAGCGGCCTGAAGGGGAGGTGTATTCGGACGCTTGGCTGCTCAAGCAGGCGGCGTTGATCTACTCCAAGCCAGCAGTGCGAATGCTCAAGGAAGCGCTGGAAACCTTTCGCAGCCAGGGGCATGACGCGGCGGCCGAGGAACTCAAAGAGAAATACCTGGGCCGGATGTGGGATGTGAGCCAGTTCATGAAGGAACTCAAGCAACGCTTCAGTTTGTGGTTCAACAAGAGGGAGAACCGCAAGGGGACTCTCTGGGAGGAGCGGTTCACCAGTGTGTTGCTGGAAGGTGAGTTGGCGACACTCTCGGTGATGAGTGCCTACATCGATCTTAATCCGGTGAGGGCGGGGCTGGTGGAGGATCCCAAAGACTACCGCTGGTGCAGCTATGCGGAGGCGGTGGCGGGTGGACGCAAGGCGTTGTCAGCCGTGTACACGATCACGAACGAGCATCGAGCGCATGAGCGGAACCAGCAGGGGGGCTCGCAGCGGATTCCCGGTGCGGCCAAGATCCTTTCCGGCTACCGGGTATGGCTCTTTGGCCAGGGGGAGGAGGTTCGAGACGGTCACGGTTCGGATAGCCAGGTGCTGCGCAAGGGAATGAAACGCGAGACGGTAGAGCAGGTGCGCGCCGAAGATGGCAAGCTAACGCTGGTGGAGACGCTACGGCACCGGGTGACTTATTTCACGATGGGTGTGGCCTTGGGAAGCCGGGGTTTTGTAGATGCGTTCTTTGAGGCGCGGAGGGAACAGTTTGATGCCCGCCGCAAACGAGGTGCCCGGCCCATGAGGGGCGGAAGTTTCGCGGGGATGTTCGCCTTTCGAGCGCCGAGAGTCGGCGTGGTCTGA
- a CDS encoding transposase — MASPRYFADPLVPVAYYHCISRVVERRLAFGPEEKEQFVRLMRSYEGFCQVRVLSYCVMSNHFHIMVEVRKRPEGEVYSDAWLLKQAALIYSKPAVRMLKEALETFRSQGHDAAAEELKEKYLGRMWDVSQFMKELKQRFSLWFNKRENRKGTLWEERFTSVLLEGELATLSVMSAYIDLNPVRAGLVEDPKDYRWCSYAGAVAGGRKALSALYTITNEHRAHERNQQGGSQRIPGAAKVLSGYRVWLFGQGEEVRDGHGSDSQVLRKGMKRETVEQVRAEDGKLTLVETLRHRVTYFTMGVALGSRGFVDAFFEARREQFDARRKRGARPMRGGSFAGMFAFRAPRVGVV; from the coding sequence ATGGCCTCGCCTCGATACTTTGCCGATCCGCTGGTTCCGGTTGCCTACTACCACTGCATCTCGAGAGTGGTGGAGAGGCGCTTGGCGTTTGGGCCGGAGGAGAAGGAGCAGTTTGTGCGGCTCATGCGCTCGTATGAAGGCTTTTGCCAGGTGCGGGTGCTCTCTTACTGCGTGATGTCCAACCACTTCCACATCATGGTGGAAGTCAGGAAGCGGCCTGAAGGGGAGGTGTATTCGGACGCTTGGCTGCTCAAGCAGGCGGCGTTGATCTACTCCAAGCCAGCAGTGCGAATGCTCAAGGAAGCGCTGGAAACCTTTCGCAGCCAGGGGCATGACGCGGCGGCCGAGGAACTCAAAGAGAAATACCTGGGCCGGATGTGGGATGTGAGCCAGTTCATGAAGGAGCTCAAGCAACGCTTCAGTTTGTGGTTTAACAAGAGGGAGAACCGCAAGGGGACTCTCTGGGAGGAGCGGTTCACCAGTGTGCTGCTGGAAGGTGAGTTGGCGACACTCTCGGTGATGAGTGCCTACATCGATCTTAATCCGGTGAGGGCGGGGCTGGTGGAGGATCCCAAAGACTACCGCTGGTGCAGCTATGCGGGGGCGGTGGCGGGTGGACGCAAGGCGTTGTCAGCCCTGTACACGATCACGAACGAGCATCGAGCGCATGAGCGGAACCAGCAGGGGGGCTCGCAGCGGATTCCCGGTGCGGCCAAGGTCCTTTCCGGCTACCGGGTATGGCTCTTTGGCCAGGGTGAAGAGGTTCGTGACGGTCACGGTTCGGACAGCCAGGTGCTGCGCAAGGGAATGAAACGCGAGACGGTAGAGCAGGTGCGCGCCGAAGATGGCAAGCTAACGCTGGTGGAGACGCTACGGCACCGGGTGACTTATTTCACGATGGGTGTGGCCTTGGGAAGCCGGGGTTTTGTAGATGCGTTCTTTGAGGCGCGGAGGGAACAGTTTGATGCCCGCCGCAAACGAGGTGCCCGGCCCATGAGGGGCGGAAGTTTCGCGGGGATGTTCGCCTTTCGAGCGCCGAGAGTCGGCGTGGTCTGA
- a CDS encoding DEAD/DEAH box helicase, with protein MDVESPAAPLAKVRVVPADPVFGLRLDGSLRRVEASLTVHPVPHASHPITLGVDFGREWRETDLYPLPDPSGDPLRFRHRNLLREQGAWQRLESAGFRMDHQGVLAINGESEVLRFVATELPRLKSLFEIQDGDGWRNATRGLATIRPQMRTKEDPRDSSAGDSRQGTGMDWLSLEVAYEAADGFRIARQEVLRLIRSGKRDVRAQDGRRYLLDIEGCEELEETLQDVESRFGQGGQTIAVRSRQLGVLSDFLPTGKSAVPQKAAALELSEIKTLLSELGNTLRPYQLEGVQWLEQHTRSGAAGLLADEMGLGKTVQTLALLRIIRGRVNAAGGKGQGGEPVGPALVICPTSLLSNWSEEAARFTPELKTHVSHDAGRKEKLGSLADFDVVFTSYALIIRDLEYYANLKFCVIVLDEASYIRNPDTAAAKALCQLKAEARFALTGTPVENSIKDLWSIFAFMLPRYLPVLEDFQSRFVKPLSQAEGKSAQSRAIMERLRRLIRPYLFRRTKREVAKDLPEKIEKVVWCELTREQNEVYQRLLEEGREEIRSARKRTGQGSARMTMFTVLLRLRQVCNDLRLLKLGDHFKGQPGGKWPMLEELLQEIIDGGGKALIFSQFVGMLRLVRDKVQSLEIAHSYLDGGTQDRGGQVSAFQSDPERKLFLISLKAGGYGLNLTAADHVLLVDPWWNPAVEAQAIDRAHRIGQGRPVTAYRLATRGTVEEKILKLQEKKRSIMDMTLEDDPTVMAGVSDSELEEMLMGA; from the coding sequence ATGGACGTCGAGAGCCCTGCGGCTCCTCTGGCAAAGGTGCGGGTCGTGCCGGCGGACCCTGTCTTTGGCCTCCGGCTTGATGGCTCTCTGCGGCGCGTCGAGGCATCCTTGACCGTGCATCCTGTCCCTCACGCCTCTCATCCGATCACCCTCGGGGTGGACTTTGGTCGCGAGTGGCGCGAGACAGACCTCTACCCACTCCCGGACCCCTCAGGTGATCCACTGCGGTTCCGACATCGGAATCTGCTGCGGGAGCAGGGTGCCTGGCAGCGGCTGGAGTCGGCAGGCTTCCGCATGGACCATCAAGGCGTGTTGGCGATCAATGGCGAGTCGGAGGTGCTTCGTTTCGTGGCCACCGAGTTGCCGCGCCTGAAATCACTTTTCGAGATCCAGGACGGCGATGGCTGGCGCAATGCCACGCGCGGTCTGGCGACCATCCGTCCCCAGATGCGCACCAAGGAGGATCCCCGGGACTCGTCGGCGGGTGATTCTCGTCAGGGCACGGGCATGGACTGGCTCAGCCTGGAGGTGGCCTATGAGGCTGCCGACGGTTTCCGCATTGCCCGGCAGGAGGTCCTGCGCCTCATTCGCAGCGGTAAGCGGGATGTCCGCGCTCAGGATGGGCGTCGGTACCTCCTGGACATTGAAGGCTGTGAGGAGTTGGAAGAAACCCTGCAGGATGTGGAGTCGCGTTTTGGCCAGGGCGGCCAGACGATCGCCGTCAGGTCGCGTCAGCTTGGGGTGCTCAGTGATTTCCTCCCCACGGGCAAATCCGCGGTGCCACAGAAAGCGGCAGCGCTGGAACTTTCTGAGATCAAGACGCTACTTTCAGAACTTGGAAACACCTTGCGACCTTATCAGCTTGAAGGGGTTCAATGGCTTGAGCAACATACTCGATCAGGAGCCGCCGGCCTCTTGGCAGATGAGATGGGATTGGGCAAGACCGTGCAGACCCTGGCGCTACTCCGGATCATCCGGGGCCGAGTCAACGCAGCCGGAGGAAAAGGGCAGGGGGGCGAGCCGGTTGGGCCCGCCTTGGTGATTTGTCCCACCTCGCTTTTGTCGAACTGGTCCGAGGAAGCGGCCCGTTTCACCCCCGAGCTCAAGACCCATGTTTCTCATGACGCGGGCCGTAAAGAGAAGCTGGGGAGCCTTGCCGATTTTGACGTGGTATTCACATCCTATGCTCTGATTATCAGAGATTTAGAGTATTACGCAAATCTTAAGTTTTGCGTCATCGTGTTGGATGAGGCCAGCTATATCCGAAACCCCGATACGGCTGCCGCCAAGGCGCTGTGCCAGCTCAAGGCAGAGGCCAGATTTGCCCTCACGGGCACCCCGGTGGAGAACTCCATCAAGGATCTCTGGTCCATCTTCGCCTTCATGCTGCCGCGATACCTGCCGGTGCTGGAGGACTTCCAGTCCCGCTTTGTGAAACCGCTCAGCCAGGCGGAAGGGAAATCCGCCCAGTCGCGCGCGATCATGGAGCGCCTGCGTCGGCTCATCCGGCCGTACTTGTTCCGGCGTACCAAGCGGGAGGTGGCCAAGGATCTGCCAGAGAAGATCGAGAAAGTAGTCTGGTGTGAACTCACCCGGGAGCAGAATGAGGTGTACCAGCGCCTGCTGGAGGAAGGGCGTGAGGAGATCCGCTCGGCCCGCAAGCGGACTGGGCAGGGCTCGGCGCGCATGACCATGTTCACCGTGCTCCTGCGTCTGCGTCAGGTTTGCAACGACCTCCGGCTCCTCAAATTGGGAGATCATTTCAAGGGGCAACCCGGCGGGAAATGGCCGATGTTGGAAGAATTGCTGCAAGAAATCATTGACGGAGGCGGCAAAGCATTGATATTCAGTCAGTTCGTTGGAATGTTACGCCTTGTGCGTGATAAAGTTCAGAGCTTGGAGATCGCTCACAGCTACCTGGACGGCGGCACTCAGGACCGTGGTGGCCAAGTGTCAGCGTTCCAATCAGACCCCGAGCGGAAGCTTTTCCTCATCAGCCTCAAAGCCGGCGGCTACGGCCTCAACCTGACGGCGGCCGATCACGTGCTCCTGGTGGATCCCTGGTGGAACCCGGCCGTCGAGGCCCAGGCCATCGACCGGGCGCACCGTATCGGTCAGGGCAGGCCGGTGACGGCGTACCGTCTGGCGACGAGAGGGACGGTGGAGGAGAAGATCCTCAAGCTTCAGGAGAAGAAGCGTTCCATCATGGACATGACTTTGGAGGACGATCCGACCGTCATGGCCGGGGTATCGGATTCGGAGCTGGAAGAGATGCTCATGGGAGCCTGA
- a CDS encoding ParA family protein yields MRIVAIANQKGGVGKTTTSLNLSACLAARGLRVLLIDLDPQANTTSGLGIAQEEGGSLYPCLVSDVNPTQVIRSTRLPNLSIIRSHQELAGCEVELAQTGHHLTRLRDVMKPLRYSGHFDYAIMDCPPSLGVLMTGALAAADELLVPIQCEYFGLEGLSKIVQIVQQIRESGANPALALEGIVMTMFDSRMNLSQQVVSDVRNYFSQVVYDTIIPRTIRLGEAPSFGKSIIEYEPNGRGAQAYLSLAEEFLRRHGDSR; encoded by the coding sequence ATGAGGATAGTTGCGATCGCGAACCAAAAGGGAGGTGTGGGAAAGACCACCACATCTCTAAATTTGTCTGCCTGTTTGGCAGCAAGAGGGCTGCGCGTGCTGCTCATTGACCTTGACCCCCAGGCCAATACGACCAGCGGTCTGGGGATCGCTCAAGAGGAAGGGGGCAGCTTGTACCCCTGTCTGGTGAGCGACGTGAATCCCACCCAGGTGATCCGGAGCACCCGCCTGCCGAACCTTTCCATCATCCGCTCCCACCAGGAACTGGCGGGGTGCGAAGTCGAGCTGGCCCAGACGGGCCATCATCTCACGCGTCTGCGGGATGTGATGAAGCCGCTGCGCTACAGCGGCCACTTTGACTACGCCATCATGGACTGCCCTCCCTCCCTGGGCGTGCTCATGACCGGCGCTCTCGCCGCGGCCGATGAACTGCTGGTGCCGATCCAGTGCGAGTACTTCGGCCTGGAAGGTCTGTCCAAGATCGTGCAGATCGTCCAGCAGATCCGCGAAAGCGGGGCGAATCCCGCCCTGGCGCTGGAGGGCATCGTGATGACGATGTTCGACTCCCGGATGAACCTCTCCCAGCAGGTGGTCTCCGACGTGCGCAACTACTTCTCCCAGGTGGTGTACGACACCATCATCCCGCGCACGATCCGTCTGGGCGAAGCCCCGAGCTTTGGCAAGTCGATCATCGAGTACGAGCCGAATGGTCGCGGTGCCCAGGCCTACTTGTCCCTGGCCGAGGAGTTCCTGCGCCGACACGGGGATTCTCGGTAG